The DNA sequence atatatatatattatataaaacacacccacacacgcatattatcAATACCAGCAGCATCAAGCCCCTATGATGACCTTCCCGAGCTCTCACCTCCGACGCGGCTGCGCGGCGGAGCGACTGCAGGAAGTACTGGCGCGTGAGGCCGCTGCTCCGGAGGCGGCCGACGACCTGGCTGATCTTCTCCTTGAGCGGCGAGTGCCTCTGGACGGCCAGGGCGATGCTGTAGGGCGCGAAGCACTCCTGGGGGACGCGAGGGGCAGGCCATTTGCTCGAATGAATTTGGTTTGCCCGTAGATGGagggatagatgggtggatagacgGGTAGGTTGGTAGATGGGTGAACAGGTAGATGGAtgaataggtagatggatgaacaggtagatggatgaataggtagatggatgaacAGGTAGATGGGATGGATAGGTTGGTAGCtggatggataggtagaaaggatggatagatagagtggtagataaatggatggatagttGGTATTTAGATGGGTggttagataaataagtagatggaTGGGTGGTAGATAGATTGTAGTTTGATTGATAGATGGGTAGAACAGTGGTCGATAGATGGACTAATTGTTGATTTGGAAGTAGACATATTGACAGATTGCTCAATAGTTGATTGGTTATATTTCAAGAGAGATTAATAAAACAGATAGATTGGTGATGAACATATTGACAACGTGAAGCATAGATAGGCTGGCAAATAGATGGAGAGACAtatcaacatataaataaaaaatctatctCAAACGAATAGAAGAGGGACCAAATACgaacagataatgaaaaaaaaacatgatgtttttcttttctgtttaggAAATGTATATGCCACCTTTATCAACCACCATCAAGGGTTTTCACAGTTCCATTGTCAGCTTATTGTAGTAATACGCATAAATTTAACTCATTTTCAGCGTTGTCTCTCAGCATATGAGTTTTTACATCAGTTAGTCTTCgaagtcaactttttttttattttcaacattCATGATCATTTAACTTGCGAGTATTTCAGACATTTCTGTTTAATCTTACACACTGCAAGGGGGAATGCGCCGTCATAAACGACTTCTAGAAATGGACTCAGCCATACAATCAACCAGACCTTCATAATCCGGACTCCCTGGAGAGTGCGACTGCTAAACTTCGTCGCCCTCACGTACTCGAGGGACCCCCTGTTCTGCAGGTACACGGCGTCCCCAGATACTACCTTCTCCAGGATGTCCTCGGCGGTACTGTAGCCTTGGTATCGATCCGTCAGACcctaggagaggggaggaaagggagagagaggagattcagAACTGGAGGTAAAGGGTAGTTAGGTTAACAGTGTCGTTAGATTAGGCTGtggtatttgcaatatatatatgtatatatatatatatatatatatatatatatatatatatatatatatatatatatatatatatatgtgtgtgtgtgtgtgtgtgtgtgtgtgtgtgtgtgtgtgtgtgtgtgtgtgtgtatgtgtatatatgtacatacatacatacatacatacatacatacatacatatatatatatatatatatatatatatatatatatatatatatatatatatatatatatatatatatatatatttatatatatatatgtatacacacacacatatatatataactatatatatatatatatatatatatatatatttatatatatatatatatatatatatatatatatatatatatatatatatatatatatataatatatgtgtgtgtgtgtgtgtgtgtgtgtgtgtgagtgtgtgtgtgtgtgtgtgtgtgtgtgtgtgtgtgtgtgtgtgtgtgtgtgtgtgtgtgtgtgtgtgtgtgtgtgtgtgtgtgttatatatatatataatatatatatatatatatatatatatatatatatatatatatatatatatatatatatatatatatatatatatatatgtatatagtttttattagtattataactttTATGACAAAAacgctaataatgacaataatcacaacaatattgacaatgatataacaataataattaccgtAGCAATATggacagtaatataataataataataatgataataatgataatgataatagaaatcagAGGACACCCTCCCCTCCGCACCTGCAGGAAAGGGTCACCCGACGAGGCCAAAGCATCCCTGTAGAAGTAGCCCGTCCCTGCGACCTCCTTCCCCGACTCGTAAAGCTCCCTGATGCTCTCCACTCCTGCAGGCGACGTGGCGACGATCAGGAAGGCCGTGAGGTTCGTCGAGTAAGCGATGGTCAGGATCACGGCATACAGACACAGGAACAAGACGAAGACTCGGGTGCTCGGAGAACGCGGGAGGAGGGACATCGAGCGGGAGCAGTGGACTCCGAAGACGTAGGTGTATGCGAAGGCCAGAGAGTGAGCGTCTTTGGCTTCGCCCGagctaagggagggagggaggggaagggtgaaggggggaggcgatgaacagggaggaggaaaagggggaaataactgAGGAGGAATGATAACTGGGAGAATAGTATCTAGGATAATTGAATAAGTGAGGGGGTTAATGACTGGGAGAATAACTATGGAGATTGTATATACGAGGAGGAATGATAACtgtaaaaatggaaaaactgaGGGGGATTAATAACTGCGAGAACAAAAACTATAACAGCTAAATAACTGGGAGGGAATAACAGAGGAAGAGCTGGagttgaagagaaaaggaagaaattacgaaaaaacaaaatattaagagtgatagagaaagtgaaagatTAACAGAGACGGAAAATAGATATGTACGAGGTAGAGAGATGGTGAAGATAAAAGATTAATAGAGACGGAGAGGATAAAgtactaaaagagagagaaaagaaagatataaaaaagacatGAGGAGAGActagaaacgagaaaaaataaaaaagaaagaaatatacaaaaaataatatagaagaaagacgggagagcagaaaaaacaaatatacgcCAAAAGTActagagagaacaaaagaaaatagaataacgtAAAAATAAAGTGCAGAAcatttggagagagaaaaggtaaattaccttttgatatatatatatatatatatatatatatatatatatatatatatatatatatatatatatatatatatatatatatatgagaatgaatTACACAAAGAATGCTTACCTATGCGAGtgaaataaatatacaacaccctcacacattataattgaataataaactCAGTATAGCAGACAAAACGCCAAAATCACCAGTGACTGTTCAGTGATAAAGTCACACACGGATGTTTATCATTAACCCTACCCATGACCCGTGTTCCTGGCCAAAAGGTAGAACACGGGGCCAGTTACAAGGAGTGACAGCAGAAGGGCCAGCCATGTCCACATTTGGAAGGGGAAGGCCAGCGCCTGCCAACGGGGAAGCGGGGGCTCCGTCCTGGCCAGGAAGCAACTTAGCTGCGGAGAAGCGTAGGCGGGAGAAAGGGACGAAgtcagttttttttccaaaaagacaatgatgatagtgatgcttGAGGTGGTGATAATAGGAATTACattgaaagcaataataatgataatagtaataataacataagaagtTCCTCTTAATATCTCGTTCCGTGGAATTTCCACGGATCCCTctagataatattaatcattgcaATCGCCATAATCATagtgattatcatcaattttcttctaaaaaaattattaaaaataaaaattacatcaaATCCCCCTAAAAGCACGTTTTAAATTTTCACGTTTCTGGAGCGAATCACGCATTTATCGagccaaaccccttttcccctttcccctaaccccTGGGGGTCGTAAAGGGGCCGTGTACTCCAAGAAGGCCCGCCtgtactttgggggggggggcccccgtaaAGATTTGGCGGCGGGGAtctttccccttgccccctttttCAGGAGGGCCCCTCAGGGCCCTTTTCCCGGTGCCCCTTGGGGGGTTTTGGCCTCCCCAAAGCTCccccgtggaggggggggggaatggagggaagggtggggagaaattttcctctttttttaaaatttttaaaattttttttttttaaaatttcctttttttttttttttttctctctctcattcccctttttttctcttctctttctttttttttttttcttctatctttttatttgttaatttttttatctctctcttttctttttttttttttgtttttttttttttttttcttctctcctcttttcctcttatttaaatttttctttggccttttttctccattcttttatcatctatcttcttaaaccctctatctttttttttctctttttttcttcttttttgtctctcttttctccctctctctcttctcttccccctatctttttctatcttgtttctccacctctttttctttttcccctcttttctccttttctctctctttctctctctctttttcgtcttttttcttttcccccttttccaacctttctctctctcattttgtctaAACTATCTAAAActgtctcacctctctctctctctctcttttttctctctcccctctctctttttcctctctcattccccttttcatcttctttctcccctctctcctttttcttctattttttattttctatctctcctctcccctctctcccctcctttttctctctctctctctctctctctctcttttctcttttccctctcctctctcctctttttctttttctttttccttttcccctctctctctctctctctctctctctcctcttcttctcttctctctctcttctcctcttttctctcttctcttctcttctctatcttctatctatctatctatctatctatcttgtcttatttctcttttctcctcttctctatctatctatctatctatcttgtctctcattttcctctctctctctctctctctaccatctctcttatactatctttctctctctcctcctctctcttcttctactatctatcttagccctatctatcttctttttctatttctctcatttctctctctctcctccttctatctatctattatctatctatctgtctctcttccttttctctatctcttttcttctttttttttctctccccctcttctcatctatcctctctctctctctctcctcttccccttctctctccactctcctctctctctctctctctctctctctcttttttttttctctcttctctcctttctcccctctttctctctgctctcttctctatcttctctcttctcctctcttcttctcatctttacatcttctcttctctcttcttcttctctcttctctctctctctctctctctttttcatcttttctctctctctctttctttctctctctctatctatcgatctatcttgtctctcattttctctctctctctctctctctctctcctctcccctctctctcttctctctatcttctttcttcttctatctgcctctctctcttttctatctatcttattcatcttcttgtctctcattttttttctctctctctctatctttatctatctatctatctttctctctctctctcttctatcttcgtctatcgtctctcttttttcctctctctctatctccctttttttctctctcctctctctctctctctcccctctctctctctttttcttcttcctctctctctcattttcctctctctctctctctctctctctctctctctctctccctctctctcctctctctctctctctctctctctctctctctctctctctctctctctctctctctctctctctctctctctcttttgtctcccattttcccctttctctctataggATGTGGATATTTGGATAATTCTACTTCTGTTACCACTGGACCACGTgactggttaccacgcggatccaaagtcccaaataagaacctcccgctcagcgagggcggaggtcacatcttatatctcacctcgtttgaccgggagttcgtgctgagcgaccagcgcgctaaggtcagccctcgcctccctccgggcgggc is a window from the Penaeus monodon isolate SGIC_2016 chromosome 41, NSTDA_Pmon_1, whole genome shotgun sequence genome containing:
- the LOC119598355 gene encoding glutamate receptor ionotropic, kainate 2-like, which codes for MSLLPRSPSTRVFVLFLCLYAVILTIAYSTNLTAFLIVATSPAGVESIRELYESGKEVAGTGYFYRDALASSGDPFLQGLTDRYQGYSTAEDILEKVVSGDAVYLQNRGSLEYVRATKFSSRTLQGVRIMKECFAPYSIALAVQRHSPLKEKISQVVGRLRSSGLTRQYFLQSLRRAAASEVRAREGHHRGLMLLGREGSELAQGGAAEGDESTEGVIPLTLDHLQGVFLLALLGWCISFLVLLAECLV